A window from Dunckerocampus dactyliophorus isolate RoL2022-P2 chromosome 15, RoL_Ddac_1.1, whole genome shotgun sequence encodes these proteins:
- the cd248a gene encoding CD248 molecule, endosialin a: protein MGSLVSGTTSPLLTSLLALFLGLSSVSSEDLRETDALCNADGCLAVYFQRKTFLDSWRACKEKGGNLATLKRQVDAAAIETLFTSLNLRHSRTKVQVWIGLQRQPRQCTSSRLLRGFSWTTGDQDTEYTNWQKDDSPSTCSVPRCVVMGYNIQDQTDNFKWLDGSCSVPVDGYVCHYSYTGMCPALWSEGAGNAFYATPFNLLSTLLTHAPLGSVATMPCPTDQQSVLCLLREDGSVGWSRDSPLCSNPPTSHNWCEQNNGGCEHFCKQAGAHSFCECAEGYQLADDGQSCDLLDGCQDANCEFECVPLSDRYRCACPDGYMLAPDEHGCLDVDECLQSPCEHRCVNTPGTFQCQCQEGYQLDDEGGCEDIDECLSDPCEHACDNTEGSFICHCHFGFSPQPEDTSRCQDTDECQIPGRCQQMCVNYEGGFECYCEEGYELVMSDSSSCRKIGDQWAVTHQPRPAWEEDYEWNPQQGHTDWVPEVEQTLDWLTDLPKVLGSDVIWVTSAPQEELLNPASETQEEGVANGDDDMLDRGPNPQSELDLLSSITISTTPTPTNAALYVDEKEEEEETTPFPFFSTSTISEGAWNWWAGFTAADQSRGNPEDKVTDSYMLTDSSYHNPPQEETPSVRGKSAEEEKKGEEVDYPVIHTQATPTQAIPSQPPTIRHVDSVHEGGGQTQSGNWLLVGLLVPVCIFIVVMVVLGIVYCTRCAVQPRSKTGTDCYHWISGAHDKQGVASPSAGVKSHV, encoded by the coding sequence ATGGGCTCCCTGGTGAGCGGCACTACATCTCCCCTCCTGACCTCCCTGCTGGCTTTGTTTTTGGGACTTTCTTCCGTCTCAAGTGAGGACTTAAGGGAGACAGACGCGCTGTGCAATGCCGACGGCTGCCTGGCAGTTTACTTCCAGAGAAAGACATTTTTGGACTCTTGGAGAGCCTGCAAGGAGAAAGGTGGAAACCTAGCCACCCTGAAACGCCAGGTGGACGCCGCCGCCATCGAAACTCTCTTCACCTCTCTGAATTTGCGACACTCGCGCACCAAGGTCCAAGTATGGATCGGCCTGCAGCGGCAACCCCGCCAGTGCACGTCCTCGCGGCTTCTTCGGGGTTTCTCCTGGACGACAGGGGATCAGGACACAGAATACACCAACTGGCAGAAAGACGACTCCCCCAGCACGTGCTCAGTGCCTCGCTGCGTGGTTATGGGATACAACATTCAGGACCAGACTGACAACTTCAAATGGCTGGATGGGTCCTGCTCTGTCCCTGTGGATGGTTATGTCTGCCATTATTCCTACACAGGAATGTGCCCTGCCTTGTGGAGTGAGGGGGCAGGCAATGCCTTCTACGCCACGCCATTTAACCTCCTAAGCACCCTTCTGACCCACGCCCCTCTTGGATCTGTGGCGACCATGCCCTGCCCTACAGATCAACAGTCAGTACTCTGTCTATTGAGGGAAGACGGTTCAGTGGGGTGGTCTAGAGATTCCCCTCTCTGCTCCAACCCTCCAACATCACACAACTGGTGCGAGCAAAACAATGGAGGCTGCGAGCATTTTTGCAAGCAAGCTGGTGCTCACTCCTTCTGCGAGTGCGCTGAAGGCTATCAGCTCGCAGATGACGGGCAGAGCTGTGACCTCTTGGACGGCTGTCAAGATGCCAACTGCGAATTTGAGTGTGTGCCCCTTTCAGATCGGTACCGCTGCGCCTGTCCTGATGGCTATATGCTGGCTCCAGATGAACATGGCTGCCTGGATGTAGACGAATGCCTTCAGAGTCCCTGTGAGCATCGTTGTGTCAACACTCCTGGGACATTTCAATGTCAGTGTCAAGAGGGCTACCAGCTCGATGACGAGGGTGGCTGCGAGGATATTGATGAGTGTCTGAGCGATCCATGTGAACATGCCTGTGACAACACTGAGGGCTCCTTTATTTGCCACTGCCATTTTGGGTTCTCCCCGCAGCCTGAGGACACCAGTCGATGCCAAGACACTGATGAGTGCCAGATCCCAGGAAGATGCCAGCAAATGTGTGTGAACTACGAGGGCGGATTTGAGTGCTATTGCGAGGAAGGCTACGAACTTGTCATGTCCGATTCTTCCTCATGTCGGAAAATAGGCGACCAATGGGCTGTCACCCACCAGCCTCGGCCTGCATGGGAGGAGGACTACGAGTGGAATCCACAGCAGGGTCACACTGATTGGGTACCGGAGGTGGAGCAGACTCTGGACTGGTTGACTGACCTTCCCAAAGTTTTGGGTTCTGATGTCATTTGGGTGACCAGTGCTCCTCAGGAGGAACTTTTGAATCCTGCTTCAGAGACACAGGAGGAAGGTGTTGCCAATGGTGATGATGACATGTTGGACAGGGGGCCGAATCCTCAGTCTGAGCTGGACTTGTTATCCTCCATCACCATCAGcaccacacccacacccaccaATGCCGCCTTGTATGTAGATGagaaggaagaagaggaagagaccactcctttcccctttttttccacctctacAATCTCGGAAGGAGCTTGGAATTGGTGGGCTGGGTTCACAGCTGCTGACCAGAGCCGAGGAAATCCAGAGGATAAAGTCACTGACTCCTACATGCTTACTGATTCCAGCTACCACAATCCACCCCAGGAAGAAACACCCTCAGTCAGGGGTAAAtctgcagaggaggagaagaagggggaggaagTGGACTATCCAGTGATCCACACCCAAGCTACTCCCACTCAGGCCATTCCCTCTCAGCCACCCACAATCCGTCACGTAGATTCTGTACATGAGGgtggggggcagactcaaagtGGCAACTGGCTGCTGGTGGGCCTCTTGGTGCCAGTTTGCATCTTCATCGTTGTCATGGTAGTTTTAGGTATTGTCTACTGTACTCGCTGTGCTGTGCAGCCCCGCAGTAAGACCGGGACCGACTGCTACCACTGGATCTCTGGCGCTCATGACAAACAGGGGGTTGCTAGCCCCTCAGCCGGGGTCAAGAGTCATGTTTAG